Proteins from one Ricinus communis isolate WT05 ecotype wild-type chromosome 9, ASM1957865v1, whole genome shotgun sequence genomic window:
- the LOC8271607 gene encoding protein FANTASTIC FOUR 3 codes for MATIVCQGLQSCLESQLVESRTLRLRLSSPKPHFSQSLELALKPCPLDCNTKEVRERRHHDEDKQTSSSSFQKPDMGGWSFLQALPNTSKESMEKENVYVHPLIKRNSSMLSEKSLELCTENLGSESGTIDIIDNSIFSSSLSSLLSESETGNSPTREQQQLQARQLLGAKKANCIRSFPPPLTTISGSESLQVRPHREDGRLIIKAAKVPSRHSHFQADRSEGRLRLRFVEDSASNFDLDEENKATSTLKNDERDAIINSDEVEEVEEEEEEEEEKEEQEEEDYEAENSAYFGKEMEGNNLAAGDEIGKEDQFQRPRRCKEGGELENKGLLNWELFWVATS; via the coding sequence ATGGCAACTATAGTTTGCCAAGGTTTGCAATCTTGTCTTGAGTCACAATTAGTAGAGTCAAGAACACTAAGACTAAGATTATCTTCACCAAAACCCCACTTCTCTCAATCTCTTGAATTAGCCTTGAAACCTTGTCCTTTAGACTGTAACACTAAAGAAGTTAGGGAAAGACGCCATCATGATGAAGATAAACAAACATCTTCATCTTCCTTCCAAAAACCTGATATGGGCGGCTGGAGTTTCCTTCAGGCTTTACCAAACACCTCCAAAGAATCAATGGAGAAAGAAAACGTATATGTCCATCCTCTAATAAAGCGCAACTCATCAATGCTTAGTGAGAAGAGCTTGGAATTATGCACTGAAAATTTAGGTAGTGAAAGTGGGACGATTGATATAATTGACAAcagcattttctcatcatcattgTCTTCGTTGCTGTCAGAATCAGAAACAGGAAATTCTCCAACAAGGGAACAACAACAGCTACAAGCTCGTCAACTTTTGGGGGCTAAGAAAGCGAATTGTATTCGTAGTTTTCCACCTCCCTTAACAACGATTAGTGGATCGGAATCTCTACAAGTCAGGCCTCACCGAGAGGATGGTAGGTTGATAATCAAAGCTGCAAAGGTCCCATCAAGACATTCACATTTCCAAGCTGACAGAAGCGAAGGCCGCCTTCGACTACGTTTCGTCGAAGATTCAGCTTCAAATTTTGACTtagatgaagaaaataaagcaacaAGTACACTCAAGAATGACGAAAGAGATGCCATCATTAATTCTGATGAAGTAGAAGAAgtggaggaagaagaagaagaagaagaagaaaaagaagagcaaGAAGAGGAGGATTATGAAGCAGAGAATAGTGCATACTTCGGAAAGGAGATGGAAGGCAATAATTTGGCTGCTGGGgatgaaataggaaaagaagatCAGTTTCAAAGACCAAGAAGGTGCAAAGAAGGTGGTGAACTAGAGAACAAAGGATTGTTAAATTGGGAGCTTTTTTGGGTGGCTACAtcttaa